The Vitis vinifera cultivar Pinot Noir 40024 chromosome 8, ASM3070453v1 genome segment gTCATGTAACCTTAGAATTGCATCAGGTTGTAGGAACCATGGGATACGCAGCTCCAGAGTACGTCCAAACAGGTCGCCTCACATCCAAGAGTGATGTGTGGAGCTATGGTGTCTTCATTTATGAACTCATCACAGGCAGGCGACCATTTGATAGAAACCGTCCGAAGAGTGAGCAGAAACTCTTGTCATGGGTAAAGCCATTTCTATCGGACATAAAGAAATTCAACCTCATATTGGACCCAAGGCTTGAAGGAAATTACCATCTCAAGTCAGTTCAAAGGCTGGCAATTGTAGCCAACCGCTGCTTGGTAAGAAACCCAAAATCACGCCCAAAGATGAGTGAAGTGTTGGAAATGGTGAATCGAATTGTGGATGCACCAAGGGAAACCGGAAGTCCTCAACCACCGGTAAAGCGTTTGTTATCAATTGAAACTTCTCAGATCACTGAACtcaaaaagaagagaaatataaaggatttgagaattggagAAGGCGGCTGGTTGCCTTGGAAGTGGACGTCCAGGGTTGTTAGAACATGCTGATGGTAATATCTTTGAGCAAATTCGGCTGGCCGGATTGTGTAAGATACAAAGGATCATTCTTGACTTGATGTTAACAACTCTCTTGAAACCCTGTATGATTCAAAATGGATACTGTATTATATAACATCATCTCTCTTCTGAAGGCTTCTCTCCTTGTTAAAAGCGGCGGTGACTTCGTGTGTGCTAACTTTTGAAGATCCTGAGACAAAAGGTAATAGAAGGATTATGAACTTAGAGAATTGGAGCAGTTGACAGATCTGGGAGGATGCTGATGTTGAAATTTAACGAAGCTGCTTGCTTCTATACTATAGAAATTATCATTAGATCTTTGCTTAAGACGCACAGTCAAATTTCTGTATAATTTCAAGAATACATGCTGTACTAGAACAGTTTTCCTCTAATTTTTTATCCcactcaataaatatagaaTTCCTCTGAACACAGATTTGCTGCAAAATTCTATATGTTCTTTGTATACTGCATTCTATCCTATGTGCagaaagaagacaaaaagaaaaagaaaaggatacTGAAGAAGATGTGAAAGGTCCACACAGCCATGGTGGCGAGATGCCTGCTACCCTGGAGCTTGAAAATCATCAACCAGATTTTTATTTGTACACTATGGAATGTGAATGCTGATGTGTATCACAATATGAAAGGTGTGTGTTGAATTAGCTGCCCACATATTGAAGTAATGCTGTACACAAAAGTTTCCCCACAGTGAAGAAAGCCCTTTTGATTGGACATTTAAAAAATACAGTGCGGTGGCAGATCTGGACTTATGCTGAGAACTAAAGGCTAAAAAAGATTACAAAAGAAAGTGATCATGGTTCACACGAAAGGAATCTGCTGGTCTATATTGTCACCTTTGCCGGCCCCCTTTAAAAGtctgattaaaaaattaatgtgaTTAACCTCGTACTTGACGCAAGGCCGGCCAAGAGCGAGGCGTGGGACATGGTGGGTTGGGGCCAAACCAACCTCACGATTTGACTTAAAAGCATGCCTCTCTCTGCTTGTCATCATATACCTATGTTTTCAAGCACAAGTGGGGCTGGGGGCATAAAACTTAATGGCTACACTAGGGTCTGAATAAGATGGATCATGAAATCGTAATCAAATATCTGATACAAATACGAATTTGAACTAATTGCATTGTTGAATTTTAGTCTCATAAAATCTGTATCAAAGTGGAACCATTTTTCTCTGGGTCGAGAAGTCTGATTGGGAGATCAGTCAGGGGCGGCGTCAAGGCAGCGCCTTGGGAGGTCCAGGGTAGGTCTTGACTAATAAGCAATGAGCAACACCCGAAAGGGACGGAAAAAGGTTGGGTGCACCCGGCACTCCGTCCTGGATTCATGAATTCTTTGAAAAGGACGAAGATTTCAAAGAAAATGTTGGATAAAACTAAGTGGTTGAGGTTGAAAATGTTGTTCCTAAAGGAAAATTTGAATAAGcaaaaccataaaaataatttatactcaattatataaatattattcactctaaactttaaaataataacgATGATTCTGACGTATGAGTTGGAAGGGTTTGTGAAtaacaaatcaaattaatattttaatatagcGTAAAATGATAGTTAAGTATTTGAATTTTAGTCCGTCCTGGATTCATGAATTCTTTGAAAAGGACGAAGATTTCAAAGAAAATGTTGGATAAAACTAAGTGGTTGAGGTTGAAAATATTGTTCCTAAAGGAAAATTTGAATAAGcaaaaccataaaaataatttatattcaatcatataaatattattcactttaaactttaaaataataacgATGATTCTGACGTATGAGTTGGAAGGGTTTATAAAtaacaaatcaaattaatattttaatatagcGTAAAATGATAGTTAAGTATTTGAATAGTTATGGTATAAAGTGGGGTGCATGTGTTCTTTTAAATTGCAAGAGTACAATTCACCGACGTTGTGGTCCtcttaataatgataataataaataaataaatttaaaaaataaaataaaatgaaaaggtTTTAATAGTCTAAGAcagaaatttattatttcaatttattgttTGAAGAATGTGTTTAATTGGTGACGGGGTTCAGTCGCAGGCAGCTAGTCTCCACTTCCGAGCGAATCTCGCCGGTTTTCAAGAATATGAGCAGACCTCCGCCGTCAGATATTGCCATTATCAACGGCCAATAAAGCGAGTACTTACAAGTTTCTATCGACGCGTCTCACGAATAAAACCTAAGCAGGACCGTTCAGGCGGCTTAAACCAATGGCACCTTCCCTCCACTTAAAACAATCCAAAGGTTCTCATCTTTCTTGCACGACACCACTTCACATAACTTGTTCGATGATTAACTCTGTGCAACTGTATATAAACACGTTCAATTCACCATTTTCTGGTTCATGGTTTCGCCATCGTTATCTTCTTTAGCTGGCACTGAATCAAAGGTGAGTTCGGAATCTGATAATttttctgtttggtttctgaCTTCCGAGAAAAGTGGggaaaatatatggaaaaaagaGAACGGAATcttgaatctattttttaaggtgttttGATTGCCGAATATTGGAAAAGGCACATGGAACTCAGTTGAGCAGGCCTATTACAATTCGTTGAAAGGATGCTTTAGTTTTTTATCCTTTTCGAATCACCTTTTCGTGGTCGCCAAACGAATCATTAACTCTTCTTTCTGAGACGAGGATTTGCGACTATTGGGATTTGGAACGAGTGGATGAGAGGTTTTTTAATGGTTAAGATTGGAATGACCCTCTCTTTGTATATCAAGAATAGAATTGGCGATCGTTTCAATtaagataaaattataatttatatcttGATGTATACGGTTTTTATCTCAGATCAACTTCATATTTCAACTTCATATTTGACATGTATGGTAAGCATGACTAGCATATTAAATTCAACTGTGAGCTTTGGAACATGAATGTTTGCAAGTACTGAATTGTGTCTCTGGTTGAATAAGATGCGCTGGTACTCCTTATATGGTTAGTTTTTGGTATGAGAAGCACAATTTTCTTAAGCAACAAACAATTTATTGGGTTTCACTTCCTTACtttgtttggatttttatttaaatttgatttgagtGCGCGAATCTTTctaactttttgtttaaatttcattaaattcATCGTATggatttcaattatttatgtgGGATCTATGTTTAAATTGGATTTGAATCTGCTTTTTGTTTCAATTGcatttaaattcattattatttttgaatgaatttcaattGTTTGTTTTAAACTTTTCTTTAAACAAGTgaacaaaaaatttcattttttcattaaaaaatgttaGTCATTCAGTACCTTGCCAAAGGCAAGCAAGTTTACATGTCCTTCTGAGGCTAGGATATGATAACTGATAGCTTGATAAATGCCTTTGAGTAAGGTCCAggaaatttgtaaaatattttgttgaaaCTTGGGGTTTATTAATGCATTGGTTTTTTGACATGAAACCAGGAGCTCAACATCATTCCTGGTGAATCTCACTAAAACATCACTATTATGAAATATGGATCCTTTACATCATATCAGACACAGATCTGTATTTTCCTAACTGCTTTGCCTTTAATGTTGAACACtgcaatttctttttcttcacacaCTTGTGTAAACATATGCATGTCTATACACACAAAATATGTTCTGTTGATTTCTGGGCAACTCATTTAGACTCGTGTTCATTTCAGGTAAAGGTCAAGTAATTTATCTTGCAGAATCCCTAGAAAAGTGAATTGCTCCAGCATTTGCAAGTTCAATTACTAAATCTTTGTTTTGCAGTATTGAAATTTGAATCTTAATCTCTGCTTTGCTGAGAAAAAGGTAGATTGTCATGCTTTTCATCTCAATGAGGGTAGACCAACTAGattttgatgcttgatttttcttattcattGGGAGCCCTGTTGATTGAAATTACCATTGCAGGGAGGGGTTGCTCCAGTGCATTGGGGAATATACAGCTTTCCTGTTGGACATAACTTTAAAAAGTGATGGTTATACACGACCAAGATCTGGATGTTGTACAGTGGGGTCTTAGTCTGTTTGGTGGTGATCCAGATTCTGGGTATTGTTGTAATCTTGCTGAACATGACACTAACATCTATGGACAGTATTTCAGAGATCATTATGAAACAGAATGCAGTGTAGAGAATGATGAGCGCATTGCACATGTCCTTCAAGAAGAATTTTCACAATTAGCAATTACAGAAGCATCTGAATCTTCACGTGCAGGAGAAGAGCATATGCAAGCCCCCATTTTTCCTCAGGATTGGCTCCCTCTGCCGGCGGGAAATTATCGTTCTGGTATTAGGCAAACTGATGCTgctgactttttttttccacttttttctTTCCCCTTGATTGGTTTGGTAGGGTTAGTTTCCTAGGTGATCCTTATTTTGATCAATGGTGTACACCGTACAGCTCATGAGGATGACCGAGAAGAAGTAGATCATATTGTTCCTTCTGGTTCTTGTTCCAGCCCAGAAGAAAGATCGTGTGATGGAGAAGAGTATTCCTATTCTCTGGAGATAACAGATGAGTCTGCGCTTGATGGTGAAGTAGGCAAGAGATTGAACCAAATCATTCCAGCTGCTGTAAGTGCAAGCTTATATGTATTACCCACTGGGGTCCAGGAAGCTTCTGTGTGGTCCTTTATGGCCTGAATGAGTTTTTCATTGTCTTTGTGCAGCATGTTCCTAGAATTAATGGAGAAATACCTTCAGTTGATGAAGCCACTTCGGATCATCAGAGGCTTCTAGATAGgtattatgtctatcttttttctCAGTATTGTATAGGAGCAGTGGCAGAGCCAGGGAAAAAGTTGGGGGGGCGGAAGGGCATAGGGTGGCTCTGCCACTGTATAGGAGCTATCTTTATCATCTTGAATGAGTAATCTATCTAGTATAAGGCATCTGTTATGGTTCTTTTAGTGGTTGTCCTTCCCCATTTGGGCAGATGGACGCTGATGTCCTACTTTTTTTAAGCTTTGCATATCAGGTATTAAATGAATATGGAATATAAAATGATTACCCCTCTGATTATTGAATCTTCTTGATGGAATGTGGACTTGGGTGTATGATCTTTAATTATGGGTTATTGTGCTATTTGTTATCTTGTGCTGGATAGATTTTGCATGTTATGGATGGTTTCATTGTGCATCAGGTATTGGATGAACATGGGATATAGAAAATTACTTCTTTGTTTATTGAGTCTTCTTGATAAAACACGGAACTCTTTAATTTTGGGATATTGTGCTATTTTTACCTAGTtctggataatttttttttaacatgttagCCGTAGTTTGATGCTGATTTTTC includes the following:
- the LOC100255072 gene encoding OVARIAN TUMOR DOMAIN-containing deubiquitinating enzyme 12 isoform X2, with translation MVIHDQDLDVVQWGLSLFGGDPDSGYCCNLAEHDTNIYGQYFRDHYETECSVENDERIAHVLQEEFSQLAITEASESSRAGEEHMQAPIFPQDWLPLPAGNYRSAHEDDREEVDHIVPSGSCSSPEERSCDGEEYSYSLEITDESALDGEVGKRLNQIIPAAHVPRINGEIPSVDEATSDHQRLLDRLQHFGLVEFKVEGDGNCQFRALSDQFYRTPEHHKFVRRQVVNQLKSHPDIYEGYVPMAYDDYLKKMSRSGEWGDHVTLQAAADSYGVKIIIFTSYKDSSNIEILPKAPKSNRVIYLSFWAEVHYNSIYPQEESLSYESKKKKKWWIFGNKH
- the LOC100255072 gene encoding OVARIAN TUMOR DOMAIN-containing deubiquitinating enzyme 12 isoform X1; translated protein: MVIHDQDLDVVQWGLSLFGGDPDSGYCCNLAEHDTNIYGQYFRDHYETECSVENDERIAHVLQEEFSQLAITEASESSRAGEEHMQAPIFPQDWLPLPAGNYRSAHEDDREEVDHIVPSGSCSSPEERSCDGEEYSYSLEITDESALDGEVGKRLNQIIPAAHVPRINGEIPSVDEATSDHQRLLDRLQHFGLVEFKVEGDGNCQFRALSDQFYRTPEHHKFVRRQVVNQLKSHPDIYEGYVPMAYDDYLKKMSRSGEWGDHVTLQAAADSYGVKIIIFTSYKDSSNIEILPKAPKSNRVIYLSFWAEVHYNSIYPQEGREESLSYESKKKKKWWIFGNKH